In one Campylobacter insulaenigrae NCTC 12927 genomic region, the following are encoded:
- a CDS encoding NuoB/complex I 20 kDa subunit family protein codes for MSNAPVVLTTVDKLIQWGRSNSLWALSYGLACCAIEMMAAGGSRYDFDRFGTIFRASPRQSEVMIIAGTLSKKHAEFTRRLYDQMPDPKWVISMGSCANTGGMFNTYSTVQGVDRIIPVDIYVPGCAPRPETFQFALMILQKRIRKEKASRHIAPKRLI; via the coding sequence ATGAGTAACGCTCCAGTTGTCTTAACTACGGTTGATAAATTAATTCAGTGGGGAAGAAGCAATTCTTTGTGGGCTTTATCGTATGGGTTGGCCTGTTGTGCTATTGAAATGATGGCAGCTGGTGGTTCAAGATATGATTTTGATAGATTTGGAACGATTTTTAGAGCTAGTCCTAGGCAGTCTGAAGTGATGATTATAGCAGGAACTTTGAGCAAAAAACATGCTGAATTTACAAGAAGACTTTATGATCAAATGCCAGATCCTAAGTGGGTTATTTCTATGGGTAGTTGTGCTAATACAGGCGGTATGTTTAATACTTATTCAACTGTTCAAGGTGTTGATAGAATTATTCCAGTTGATATTTATGTGCCAGGTTGTGCGCCTCGTCCTGAAACTTTTCAGTTTGCACTAATGATACTCCAAAAAAGAATCCGAAAAGAAAAAGCAAGTAGACATATTGCTCCAAAAAGGCTCATATAA
- a CDS encoding NAD(P)H-quinone oxidoreductase subunit 3: protein MTHTTIEHQYFGIFAMLVIASVIFFTLVYLSSKIGSKLASHNRKKLGLGIYECGPMASKQANKINSQFFVFALIFILLDIEVVFLFPWAVIFKDLSMELSKYGLSLLALVEVFIFIFLLAVGFLYAYKKGAFEWQSIKK, encoded by the coding sequence ATGACTCATACAACTATAGAGCATCAGTACTTTGGTATATTTGCAATGCTTGTTATCGCAAGTGTTATATTTTTTACTTTAGTATATTTATCTTCAAAGATAGGCTCGAAATTAGCTTCTCATAATAGAAAAAAACTAGGACTTGGAATTTATGAATGTGGTCCTATGGCTTCTAAGCAGGCTAATAAAATTAATTCTCAATTTTTTGTTTTTGCTTTAATTTTTATTTTACTTGATATTGAAGTAGTGTTTTTATTTCCTTGGGCTGTAATCTTTAAAGATTTGAGTATGGAGCTTTCAAAATACGGTTTATCTTTACTTGCTTTAGTTGAGGTTTTTATTTTTATTTTTTTACTTGCAGTAGGATTTTTATACGCTTATAAAAAAGGAGCATTTGAGTGGCAGAGTATCAAAAAATGA
- a CDS encoding ATP-binding cassette domain-containing protein, translating to MLLRVTNLSKSYKFKKHWYLQEEEIFVFKNINFSLYQNENLLLCGESGSGKSTLAKILCMLEYADEGAVEFENKNILDLSFEEQRKIRKEIQYIFQDQKLALNPYKNVKKLILNVYENFNLIPDWDEIFQLFNIFQLQENILNLKPSKLSGGQCQRLGLIRALILKPKLLILDEITSALDMPTAYQILDYLKCFQKSHDITYIFISHQEKILNNICNKKIIL from the coding sequence ATGCTTTTAAGAGTTACAAATTTAAGTAAAAGCTATAAATTCAAAAAACATTGGTATTTGCAAGAAGAAGAAATTTTTGTTTTTAAAAATATTAATTTTAGTTTGTATCAAAATGAAAATTTATTATTATGCGGAGAAAGTGGTAGTGGAAAAAGTACTTTAGCTAAAATTCTTTGTATGCTTGAGTACGCAGATGAAGGTGCGGTAGAATTTGAAAATAAAAATATTTTAGATTTATCTTTTGAAGAGCAAAGAAAAATTCGTAAAGAAATTCAATATATTTTTCAAGACCAAAAGCTTGCACTTAATCCTTACAAAAATGTTAAAAAGCTGATATTGAATGTGTATGAAAATTTTAATTTAATTCCAGATTGGGATGAAATTTTTCAATTATTTAATATTTTTCAATTACAAGAAAATATTTTGAATTTAAAACCATCAAAACTTAGTGGTGGTCAATGTCAAAGACTAGGATTAATTAGAGCTTTAATTTTAAAGCCAAAATTATTGATACTTGATGAAATTACTTCAGCTTTAGATATGCCAACAGCTTACCAAATTTTAGATTATCTTAAATGTTTTCAAAAGTCTCACGATATAACTTATATTTTTATTTCGCATCAAGAAAAAATTTTAAACAATATTTGTAATAAGAAAATAATCTTATAA
- a CDS encoding ATP-binding cassette domain-containing protein: protein MICVENLNLNFKQKKLLQNVNFELKDEKSLAIVGKSGIGKSLLLKSLIRLFDKNYTLQAKTIKFDDYEVLKLNDKELNFLRMKVNLLFQDVYGSFYPFVDIGSYFNIVIKTHTNLNTKQIKEKAFYFFECLGLKNHDLLWHSFIYQLSGGMARRVQIALALLSGSQYLLCDEITSSLDMQNECKIIDILKSLKANFKNIIYVSHDLNLVKQLCDEVLVFEENDVICQYDIEEFLKFPKSQYAQKLLNIESACF from the coding sequence ATGATATGTGTCGAAAATTTAAATTTGAATTTTAAACAAAAAAAATTATTACAAAATGTGAATTTTGAGCTTAAAGATGAAAAATCTTTGGCTATTGTGGGAAAAAGTGGAATAGGAAAAAGTTTATTATTAAAAAGCCTAATTAGACTTTTTGATAAAAATTATACATTACAAGCTAAAACTATAAAATTTGATGATTATGAAGTTTTAAAATTAAACGATAAAGAATTGAACTTTTTAAGGATGAAAGTTAATTTACTTTTTCAAGATGTTTATGGAAGTTTTTATCCTTTTGTAGATATTGGAAGTTATTTTAATATAGTCATAAAAACACATACTAATTTAAACACAAAACAAATTAAAGAAAAAGCATTTTATTTTTTTGAATGTTTAGGACTTAAAAATCATGATCTTTTATGGCATTCTTTCATTTATCAATTAAGCGGGGGTATGGCAAGGCGAGTTCAAATAGCTTTAGCTTTGTTAAGTGGGTCGCAGTATTTATTGTGTGATGAAATAACTAGTTCGCTTGATATGCAAAATGAATGTAAAATTATTGATATTTTAAAAAGTTTAAAAGCAAATTTTAAAAATATTATTTATGTTAGTCATGATTTAAATTTAGTGAAACAATTATGCGATGAGGTATTAGTTTTTGAAGAAAATGATGTGATTTGTCAATATGATATAGAGGAATTTTTAAAATTTCCAAAAAGCCAATATGCTCAAAAATTATTAAATATAGAGAGTGCATGCTTTTAA
- a CDS encoding ABC transporter permease, with product MRKFYIFLIILSIFLALFAPFLSKYDPVLIDLNVAKITPNFTHIFGTDILGRDIFSRTLYALRISLFVGVSAAFLSVIFALAYVFISRFFAYAFFSRILDMLLALPSLLVVMFFQSFLSGSLWSMIFIIALGHFAFIAKVIDNQLNKFQKLEFYQNAIILGSTKTKALFSDLLPACLNLIFVLFVLHIAHSITAEATLSFFGLGVELSTPSLGNMLNDANKAVFLGFWWMIVFPVVFILLLILPLLALANDTQEDIKI from the coding sequence ATGCGTAAATTTTATATTTTTTTAATAATTTTAAGTATATTTTTAGCGCTTTTTGCTCCATTTTTAAGCAAATATGATCCAGTTTTGATCGATCTTAATGTGGCTAAGATAACCCCAAATTTCACCCATATTTTTGGAACAGATATTTTAGGAAGAGATATTTTTTCTAGAACCTTATATGCCTTGCGTATTTCCTTATTTGTAGGTGTAAGCGCAGCATTTTTAAGTGTGATTTTTGCTTTAGCTTATGTTTTTATATCAAGATTTTTTGCCTATGCTTTTTTTTCAAGAATACTTGATATGCTTTTAGCTTTACCATCTTTACTTGTGGTAATGTTTTTTCAAAGTTTTTTATCAGGGTCTTTATGGAGTATGATTTTTATTATAGCTTTAGGTCATTTCGCTTTTATTGCTAAAGTAATTGATAATCAATTGAATAAATTTCAAAAATTAGAATTTTATCAAAATGCTATTATTTTAGGGAGTACTAAAACAAAAGCTTTGTTTAGTGATCTTTTACCAGCGTGTTTAAATTTAATTTTTGTACTTTTTGTTTTACATATAGCTCATTCTATCACAGCAGAAGCTACATTGAGCTTTTTTGGTTTAGGAGTTGAACTTTCTACTCCAAGTTTGGGTAATATGTTAAATGATGCAAATAAAGCTGTGTTTTTGGGATTTTGGTGGATGATAGTTTTTCCTGTGGTATTTATACTTTTGCTTATTTTGCCTTTGCTTGCTTTAGCCAATGATACACAAGAGGATATTAAAATATGA
- a CDS encoding ABC transporter permease, producing MFKRLLWAFFLLFFSSFMCFAMIYYAKGSVVFASVPQGISLKLKEQIERNLDLDKPLLHQYENWALKALKGDFSYSLISGEKVDAILKEKLPYTLILGTLSFGILFFLSILLALLCVIYKDSFLDKFITFVTMSFFALPTFSLSLLLILFFCVFLNIFPSSAIVDIGYEDDILNRLWHLCLPVSVLVLSHLAIFVRFIRTTLIDSLNQNFIEAAFARGLSKKRVYFHFILKDSLGAILAYFGASFVSFLMGTYIVESVFSYEGVGNLVIKSILFKDYPVVLAILCFSILVVVFVNLLVEIVCKMINPRFANA from the coding sequence ATTTTTAAACGCCTTTTGTGGGCGTTTTTTTTACTTTTTTTTTCAAGTTTTATGTGCTTTGCAATGATTTATTATGCAAAAGGCAGTGTCGTTTTTGCTAGTGTACCTCAAGGGATTAGTTTAAAATTAAAAGAACAAATAGAAAGAAATTTAGATTTAGATAAGCCTTTGTTGCATCAGTATGAAAATTGGGCGTTAAAGGCCTTAAAAGGAGATTTTTCATATTCTTTGATTAGTGGTGAAAAAGTAGATGCAATATTAAAAGAAAAACTTCCTTACACTTTAATACTTGGAACTTTATCTTTTGGAATTTTATTTTTTCTTTCTATACTTTTAGCACTTTTGTGTGTAATTTATAAAGATAGTTTTTTAGACAAATTCATTACTTTTGTTACAATGAGCTTTTTTGCTTTGCCTACTTTTTCTTTATCTTTGCTTTTAATATTATTTTTTTGTGTATTTTTGAATATTTTTCCAAGTTCAGCTATAGTTGATATTGGCTATGAAGATGATATTTTGAATCGTTTGTGGCATTTGTGTTTGCCAGTTAGTGTTTTAGTTCTTTCGCATTTAGCTATTTTTGTGCGTTTTATAAGAACTACTTTAATTGATAGTTTAAATCAAAATTTTATAGAAGCTGCATTTGCTAGAGGACTTAGTAAAAAAAGAGTATATTTTCATTTTATATTAAAAGATTCATTGGGTGCTATACTAGCGTATTTTGGAGCTTCTTTTGTAAGCTTTTTAATGGGTACTTATATTGTAGAAAGTGTATTTTCATATGAAGGTGTTGGAAATTTAGTTATCAAAAGCATTTTATTTAAAGATTATCCTGTAGTTTTGGCTATATTGTGTTTTAGCATTTTAGTTGTCGTTTTTGTAAATTTACTTGTAGAAATAGTTTGTAAAATGATTAATCCAAGGTTTGCAAATGCGTAA
- a CDS encoding nickel ABC transporter, periplasmic substrate-binding protein — MLKFVLMFFCVSNLFAITPKDTIVIAVENEPERINPLFSEDHDVAIGLVFSGLTRFDENMSLAPDLATSWKVSKDGLVYEFSLRDDVLWHDGVKFGAKDVEFSINALKDEKLNSPSKVNFDAVKEVKIIDDYHIRITLSNPFPAFLDALSVGVLPHHLLEKENLNTTDFNQHPIGTGSYKLKQWKQGQYMILEANEKYYLTKVKTPKLILKNIKDPSISAIELKNGSIDVALVDFSLASNFQNDKSFKVLVEPSADYRALMFNLNNEFLKDIKVRIALNYAIDKNAIVESLLHSFGKVANHPLEKSWANPNKFATYKYDIKKANELLKQAGFVKNKNGILEKDGKEFSFEMYAMSEDPLRVALVNILQSEFLKLGIKAKAIAKPSGSFDYTKEDSFLVGWGSPYDPDFHTFRVFASSQDSTLNSSGWNFGHYKNSKVDESLKLARNSLDSKERKRYYGDFIQALYDDPAFLFIAYIDYPLVFANNIEGIKSHVLGHHGVGFTWNAYEWIKN; from the coding sequence ATGTTGAAATTTGTTTTAATGTTTTTTTGTGTGTCGAATCTTTTTGCTATTACCCCAAAAGATACTATAGTGATTGCAGTAGAAAATGAGCCAGAGCGTATTAATCCGCTATTTAGTGAAGATCACGATGTGGCTATAGGATTGGTATTTTCAGGATTGACACGTTTTGATGAAAATATGAGTTTAGCTCCTGATTTAGCTACTTCTTGGAAAGTAAGTAAAGATGGTCTTGTATATGAATTTAGCTTAAGAGATGATGTATTGTGGCATGATGGAGTTAAATTTGGTGCTAAAGATGTAGAATTTAGTATCAATGCTTTAAAAGATGAAAAACTAAATTCTCCCTCAAAAGTAAATTTTGATGCTGTAAAAGAGGTAAAAATTATCGATGATTATCATATTCGTATTACTTTATCAAATCCTTTTCCAGCTTTTTTAGATGCTTTAAGTGTAGGAGTTTTACCACATCATTTGCTTGAAAAAGAAAATTTAAATACTACAGATTTTAATCAACATCCAATAGGAACTGGATCTTATAAACTTAAGCAGTGGAAGCAAGGTCAGTATATGATTTTAGAAGCTAATGAAAAATATTATTTAACTAAAGTTAAAACTCCAAAACTTATACTTAAAAATATAAAAGATCCAAGTATAAGTGCTATTGAGCTTAAAAATGGTTCTATAGATGTAGCATTGGTTGATTTTTCTTTGGCTTCAAATTTTCAAAATGATAAAAGTTTTAAAGTACTAGTTGAGCCTTCTGCTGATTATCGAGCTTTAATGTTTAATCTTAATAATGAATTTTTAAAAGACATAAAAGTGCGTATAGCATTAAATTATGCTATAGATAAAAATGCTATAGTAGAATCACTTTTGCACTCTTTTGGTAAAGTAGCTAATCATCCTTTAGAAAAATCATGGGCTAATCCTAATAAATTTGCTACGTATAAGTATGATATAAAAAAGGCAAATGAGCTTTTAAAACAAGCAGGTTTTGTTAAAAATAAAAATGGTATTTTAGAAAAAGATGGTAAGGAATTTAGCTTTGAAATGTATGCTATGAGTGAAGATCCTTTAAGAGTGGCCTTGGTTAATATTTTACAAAGTGAATTTTTAAAATTAGGTATTAAAGCTAAGGCTATAGCTAAGCCAAGTGGAAGTTTTGATTATACTAAAGAAGATAGTTTTTTGGTGGGTTGGGGTAGTCCTTATGATCCTGATTTTCATACTTTTAGAGTTTTTGCAAGCTCCCAAGATTCTACTTTAAATTCAAGCGGTTGGAATTTTGGACATTATAAGAATTCTAAAGTAGATGAATCTTTAAAGCTTGCTAGAAATTCGCTAGATTCTAAAGAAAGAAAAAGATATTATGGAGATTTCATACAAGCTTTATATGATGATCCTGCTTTCTTATTTATAGCTTATATCGATTATCCTTTAGTGTTTGCTAATAATATTGAAGGTATTAAGTCTCATGTTTTAGGTCATCACGGAGTAGGTTTTACATGGAATGCTTATGAGTGGATTAAAAACTAA
- a CDS encoding BCCT family transporter, with product MLKTSFKKAVFLPSVSIIVVLSFSCIFFPKVTNDFINHIRNEIFTNFSWFYILSVSFFVCFMLTLALSKFGDIKLGDDDETPCFKFTSWLAMLFATGMGVGLMYFGVAEPLIHKKALQASDEEAMLHTIFHWGIHPWAIYGVCALAMAYFGFRYKMPLSLRSAFYPLLKDKIYGFWGNLVDILALIVTVFGISTTLGYSASQLNAGFLNLGIVSEQSFLEQSIIIIVIISLATLSSISGLTKGLKLLSEANLIFAIALMFFVLFSSNTIEILSRFSSNIGNYLQNIIELSFKTYYYEKEHIEWFNNWTIYYWAWWLSWSPFVGFFIAKISRGRTIREFIFGVLVVPTSFNILWFSVFGNSALNLNDILSPFTSSPESLLFYFLENFSFAYWSSLLALMVLSLFFITSADSGIFVLNSLGSHNASEPYKWQNILWGFILALLAISLLYSGGLGAILGITMIVALPFAFLLCLMCFSLLRGLIVDVNYSLTKLSQSSVYFSGEFWQERLARILKQSKEKDIEKFLDTKVKNAMSELNRSLKNYGLNSQVVQEKSSIKLIIKKELAKDFIYGVQVVKKQASQSIIDDKFMPTYYKEFIFEPQTFFADSRNGYNIEYLNEQEIIVDILKQYERYLQLLFDDKNEIFTKAYDE from the coding sequence ATGTTAAAGACAAGTTTTAAAAAGGCAGTATTCTTACCTAGTGTCAGCATTATAGTAGTTTTAAGCTTTAGTTGTATTTTTTTTCCTAAAGTTACAAACGATTTTATTAATCATATTAGAAATGAAATTTTTACAAATTTTTCATGGTTTTATATATTAAGTGTGAGTTTTTTTGTATGTTTTATGCTCACTCTTGCTTTATCTAAGTTTGGCGACATTAAGCTAGGAGATGACGATGAAACACCTTGCTTTAAATTTACTTCATGGCTTGCTATGCTTTTTGCTACGGGCATGGGTGTAGGACTTATGTATTTTGGTGTAGCCGAACCTCTTATTCATAAAAAAGCTTTGCAAGCAAGTGATGAAGAAGCTATGTTGCATACTATATTTCATTGGGGAATTCATCCATGGGCTATTTATGGAGTGTGTGCTTTGGCTATGGCTTATTTTGGTTTTAGATATAAGATGCCTTTGAGTTTGCGCAGTGCTTTTTACCCTCTTTTAAAAGATAAAATATATGGCTTTTGGGGAAATTTGGTTGATATTTTAGCTTTAATTGTGACAGTTTTTGGTATTAGTACTACACTTGGCTATAGTGCTTCTCAATTAAATGCTGGTTTTTTAAATTTGGGTATTGTAAGTGAGCAAAGCTTTTTAGAGCAAAGTATTATTATAATTGTGATCATTTCCTTGGCAACGCTTTCATCAATCAGTGGTTTAACTAAAGGATTGAAACTTTTAAGTGAAGCAAATTTGATTTTTGCTATAGCTTTAATGTTTTTTGTACTTTTTTCTTCTAATACCATAGAAATTCTTTCGAGATTTAGCTCCAATATAGGCAATTACTTGCAAAATATTATAGAGCTTAGTTTTAAGACTTATTATTATGAGAAAGAACATATAGAATGGTTTAATAATTGGACTATATACTATTGGGCTTGGTGGCTTAGTTGGTCCCCTTTTGTCGGGTTTTTTATAGCTAAAATTTCGCGTGGTAGAACCATAAGGGAATTTATATTTGGAGTGCTTGTTGTACCTACTAGCTTCAATATACTTTGGTTTAGTGTTTTTGGTAATAGTGCTTTGAATTTAAATGATATTTTAAGTCCTTTTACTTCATCGCCTGAAAGTTTGCTTTTTTATTTTCTGGAAAATTTTTCTTTTGCATATTGGAGTTCTTTGTTGGCTTTAATGGTACTTTCTTTATTTTTTATAACTTCTGCAGATAGTGGAATTTTTGTGTTGAATTCTTTAGGAAGTCACAATGCAAGTGAACCATATAAATGGCAGAATATACTTTGGGGTTTTATATTAGCGCTTTTGGCTATTTCTTTGCTATATTCAGGTGGATTGGGAGCTATTTTGGGTATCACAATGATAGTAGCTTTACCTTTTGCATTTTTGCTTTGTTTGATGTGTTTTTCTTTGCTAAGAGGTTTGATTGTTGATGTAAATTATTCTTTAACTAAACTAAGTCAAAGTAGTGTTTATTTTTCAGGTGAATTTTGGCAAGAAAGGCTAGCAAGAATTTTAAAACAAAGCAAAGAAAAAGATATAGAAAAATTTTTAGATACCAAGGTAAAAAATGCTATGAGCGAGCTTAATAGAAGTCTAAAAAATTATGGTTTAAATTCACAAGTTGTACAAGAAAAATCTAGCATTAAATTAATTATTAAAAAAGAGTTAGCAAAAGATTTTATTTATGGAGTGCAAGTTGTAAAAAAACAAGCAAGTCAGAGTATTATTGATGATAAGTTTATGCCTACTTACTATAAAGAATTTATTTTTGAACCCCAAACTTTCTTTGCAGATTCACGTAATGGCTATAATATAGAATATTTAAATGAGCAAGAAATCATCGTAGATATACTTAAACAATATGAGAGATATTTGCAACTTTTATTTGATGACAAAAATGAAATTTTTACTAAAGCTTATGATGAGTAG
- a CDS encoding NAD-independent L-lactate dehydrogenase subunit, which yields MSRINEISSKSKEAILNKIQNTQLSVEKILTIDPVEHIKTSDDMLFELKEKMSANKYIVEESTLEKLEEKINQIVASYGYKSFIYPSDLSIDIDKIDAEKKTCFNQEIEKLRKEVFHSDFSVIQARVGVSSHGVALVVSDKNQPRMLSLAPMLCIVLLKKENIVKSLSEALNLVKNENEILPSNILFIAGPSRTADIELITVFGVHGSQKVHIIFY from the coding sequence GTGAGTAGAATAAATGAAATTTCTTCAAAAAGCAAAGAAGCTATTTTAAACAAGATTCAAAATACACAGTTATCTGTTGAAAAAATTCTGACTATAGATCCGGTAGAACATATCAAAACAAGTGATGATATGTTGTTTGAATTAAAAGAAAAAATGAGTGCAAATAAATATATAGTAGAAGAAAGCACATTGGAAAAATTAGAAGAAAAAATTAATCAAATTGTTGCAAGCTATGGATATAAAAGCTTTATTTATCCTAGTGATTTAAGCATAGATATTGATAAAATTGATGCAGAAAAAAAGACTTGTTTTAATCAAGAAATTGAAAAATTAAGAAAAGAAGTTTTTCATAGTGATTTTTCCGTTATTCAAGCAAGAGTTGGTGTGAGTTCACATGGTGTAGCTTTAGTTGTATCAGATAAAAATCAACCAAGAATGCTTTCTTTGGCTCCTATGCTTTGTATTGTTTTGTTAAAAAAAGAAAATATTGTAAAAAGTCTTAGCGAGGCTTTAAATTTAGTAAAAAATGAAAATGAAATTTTACCTAGCAATATTTTATTTATTGCTGGCCCTTCAAGAACAGCAGATATTGAATTGATAACTGTTTTTGGAGTTCATGGATCTCAAAAGGTTCATATTATATTTTATTGA
- a CDS encoding LutB/LldF family L-lactate oxidation iron-sulfur protein, with protein MKMAHEQIVDIKIHDQQMRENLRSAMHTLQKNRLKVIDEKFNDWQGLRSKAKQAKNNALSTLYDRLLEFEKNAIKNGINVHWANSDEDACEIIYELMIQKNISKILKGKSMASEEIGLNHYLEAKGLKAVETDLGELILQLNNETPVHIVVPAVHKNRYEIGKIFQEKLGSDLESEPEKLNFIARKHLRDEFEGLKMGLSGVNFAMSKEGAFWLIENEGNGRMCTTASDIHVALCGIEKVMESFEDAATMVSLLTPSATGQFIPTYNNIITGPRKNGDLDGPKEVHIILFDHNRSKMLNDEDYYEALRCIRCGACMNFCPVYDKIGGHTYQSVYPGPIGEVISPNLFGMQENGDILTFCSLCGRCSEVCPVKIPLADLIRKLRAAKVGQGSFENITPNTTEAMSFKIFEKVATSPMIWKNTLANLHKFNWFLQKGKNSLPVIKKWSAYKEFPQVKLNLYKELENMQGVICE; from the coding sequence ATGAAAATGGCGCACGAGCAAATTGTTGATATAAAAATTCATGATCAACAAATGAGGGAAAATTTAAGATCAGCTATGCATACTTTACAAAAAAATCGTTTAAAAGTTATAGATGAAAAATTTAATGATTGGCAAGGATTACGATCTAAAGCAAAACAAGCAAAAAACAATGCTCTTTCAACTTTATACGATAGACTTTTAGAATTTGAGAAAAATGCTATCAAAAATGGTATAAATGTTCATTGGGCTAATTCTGATGAGGATGCCTGTGAAATTATTTATGAATTGATGATACAAAAAAATATAAGTAAAATTTTGAAAGGTAAGTCTATGGCTAGCGAAGAAATAGGCTTAAATCATTATTTAGAAGCTAAAGGATTAAAGGCTGTCGAAACAGATCTAGGAGAGCTTATATTGCAATTAAACAATGAGACTCCTGTACATATTGTAGTTCCAGCTGTACATAAAAATCGTTACGAGATTGGCAAAATTTTTCAAGAAAAATTGGGTTCAGATTTAGAAAGTGAGCCTGAAAAATTAAATTTTATTGCAAGAAAGCACTTAAGAGATGAGTTTGAAGGCCTTAAAATGGGACTTAGTGGAGTTAATTTTGCTATGTCTAAAGAAGGAGCATTTTGGCTCATAGAAAATGAAGGAAATGGTAGAATGTGCACTACTGCAAGTGATATTCACGTAGCACTTTGTGGTATAGAAAAAGTTATGGAAAGTTTTGAAGATGCTGCTACTATGGTTTCTTTACTCACTCCTTCAGCTACAGGACAATTTATACCAACTTACAATAATATTATCACAGGTCCTAGAAAAAATGGAGATTTAGATGGTCCAAAAGAAGTGCATATCATTCTTTTTGATCACAATAGAAGCAAAATGTTAAATGATGAAGATTATTATGAAGCTTTGCGTTGTATAAGATGTGGAGCATGTATGAATTTTTGCCCTGTATATGATAAAATAGGTGGACATACTTATCAAAGTGTTTATCCAGGTCCTATTGGAGAAGTAATTAGTCCTAATCTTTTTGGTATGCAAGAAAATGGAGATATCCTTACCTTTTGTTCTCTTTGTGGAAGATGTTCTGAAGTTTGTCCAGTAAAAATTCCTCTTGCAGATTTAATACGCAAATTAAGAGCTGCAAAAGTAGGACAAGGAAGTTTTGAAAATATTACACCAAATACCACTGAAGCTATGTCTTTTAAAATTTTTGAAAAAGTAGCTACTTCTCCTATGATTTGGAAAAATACTTTGGCAAATTTACATAAGTTTAATTGGTTTTTACAAAAAGGAAAAAATTCTCTACCAGTAATCAAAAAATGGAGTGCTTATAAAGAATTCCCACAAGTAAAACTTAATCTTTATAAAGAACTTGAGAATATGCAAGGAGTAATATGTGAGTAG
- a CDS encoding (Fe-S)-binding protein — translation MMKKVYLFATCLGSAIMQESILNAVRLLRREGVEVIFKKQQTCCSQPSFNSGYFKESKNVALHNIKLFTQDYPIVVPSGSCAGMMSHDYLELFEDDENYALVKEFSSRVIDLSQYLDTVLNVEYEDKGEPLKVTWHSNCHALRIQKSIQSSKNLLKKLKNVELIPLEFEEECCGFGGTFSVKEPQISNSMAQEKIKDIQRTGVKYVLSSDGGCLMNIAGTMNKMGLDIKGIHLYDFLNKRLEGIAI, via the coding sequence ATAATGAAAAAAGTATATTTATTTGCAACTTGCTTGGGTAGTGCAATAATGCAAGAAAGTATTTTAAATGCGGTTAGGCTTTTAAGAAGAGAAGGTGTGGAAGTAATATTTAAAAAGCAGCAAACTTGCTGCTCTCAACCTTCATTTAATTCTGGATATTTCAAAGAAAGTAAAAATGTAGCTTTGCATAATATAAAGCTTTTTACTCAAGATTACCCTATTGTTGTTCCAAGTGGATCCTGTGCTGGCATGATGAGTCATGATTATTTAGAACTTTTTGAAGATGATGAAAATTATGCCTTGGTAAAAGAATTTAGTTCAAGAGTGATTGATCTTAGTCAGTATTTAGATACTGTATTAAATGTAGAATATGAAGATAAGGGTGAGCCATTAAAGGTTACTTGGCATTCTAATTGTCATGCATTAAGAATTCAAAAAAGCATACAATCAAGTAAGAATTTATTAAAAAAACTCAAAAATGTAGAATTAATTCCTTTAGAATTTGAAGAAGAATGTTGTGGTTTTGGTGGAACTTTTTCTGTAAAAGAACCGCAAATTTCAAATTCTATGGCACAAGAAAAAATCAAAGATATTCAGAGAACAGGTGTAAAATATGTTTTAAGTTCTGATGGTGGATGTTTGATGAATATTGCGGGTACAATGAATAAAATGGGGCTTGATATAAAAGGAATTCATTTATACGACTTTTTAAATAAACGTCTTGAAGGGATTGCAATATGA